In one Vibrio sp. VB16 genomic region, the following are encoded:
- a CDS encoding NUDIX hydrolase, with product MKVHECVSFLLINGNKVLLEKRREYRETDAGLTNIPGGHIEQDESQYEALIREVMEELKVVPTCYKYLCSLYHPTSELQLIHYYVVSRWEGDISPQEADEVKWYELLLAPVGIEADKLALSEYQRVIQYLSL from the coding sequence ATGAAAGTGCATGAATGTGTCTCCTTCTTATTGATTAATGGAAATAAAGTATTACTTGAAAAACGTCGTGAATACCGAGAAACAGACGCTGGTTTAACGAATATCCCTGGCGGCCATATTGAACAAGATGAGAGTCAATATGAAGCTTTAATTCGTGAAGTAATGGAAGAGTTAAAAGTAGTACCAACTTGTTACAAGTATCTATGTTCGCTTTACCATCCAACAAGTGAATTACAGTTGATTCATTATTATGTAGTAAGTCGTTGGGAGGGGGACATTTCTCCACAAGAAGCGGATGAAGTTAAATGGTATGAGTTGTTATTGGCACCCGTTGGGATTGAAGCGGATAAGCTCGCTTTGTCAGAATATCAAAGGGTCATTCAATATCTTTCGCTGTAA
- a CDS encoding DUF1289 domain-containing protein → MFIGNSTIIITPCIGKCELDDNAICKGCYRSSSEITDWVNKSEDEKIDIVIRCKKMIAKQA, encoded by the coding sequence ATGTTCATAGGAAACAGTACAATTATAATTACCCCTTGTATAGGCAAATGCGAGCTGGATGATAATGCTATCTGCAAAGGTTGCTACAGGTCATCATCAGAAATTACTGATTGGGTAAATAAATCTGAGGATGAAAAAATAGACATCGTTATTAGGTGCAAAAAAATGATTGCGAAGCAGGCATAG
- a CDS encoding phosphotransferase, with the protein MLEPREPFEFICHGDFTPYNVALSENTVVGVFDFDTAHPAPRIWDLAYSIYCWSPFKTDSVDKLGTIAEQVFRF; encoded by the coding sequence GTGCTTGAACCTAGAGAGCCATTTGAGTTTATCTGTCATGGTGACTTTACTCCATACAATGTCGCTCTTTCTGAAAACACAGTGGTAGGTGTTTTCGACTTCGATACTGCGCATCCTGCACCAAGGATATGGGATTTAGCGTATTCTATTTATTGTTGGTCTCCCTTTAAAACCGATAGCGTTGATAAGTTGGGTACAATTGCAGAGCAAGTCTTTAGATTCTAA
- a CDS encoding DJ-1/PfpI family protein yields MDIAVLTFDGFNELDSFIASGILNRMKAFGWNVQITSPSELVTSMNGVTIYSQKPLEFANGADAVLFGSGVLTRDIAQDESLLSRLSLNPQTQLIGGQCSGTLLMSVLGLLNQVPACTDLTTKPWVIESGVTVLEQPFYAKGNIATAGGCLSSKYLAGWIISKLSNTSHAESAIHYVAPVGEKECTVEHCMSIVGAYL; encoded by the coding sequence ATGGATATTGCAGTACTGACTTTTGACGGTTTTAATGAGTTGGACTCATTCATCGCATCGGGCATTCTGAATCGAATGAAAGCGTTTGGCTGGAATGTACAAATTACTAGCCCATCAGAATTAGTCACGTCCATGAATGGGGTCACTATCTATTCTCAAAAACCGCTAGAGTTTGCTAATGGAGCAGATGCTGTCTTGTTTGGTAGTGGTGTGTTAACTCGCGATATTGCCCAAGATGAAAGTCTATTATCCAGGCTAAGCCTCAATCCTCAAACTCAGTTAATTGGTGGTCAATGCTCGGGTACGTTGTTGATGTCAGTTCTGGGCTTACTGAATCAAGTCCCTGCTTGCACAGATTTAACGACCAAGCCTTGGGTTATTGAGTCAGGTGTTACGGTTTTAGAACAACCGTTTTATGCCAAAGGAAATATAGCAACAGCAGGTGGTTGTTTGTCATCAAAGTATTTAGCCGGATGGATTATAAGTAAACTTTCAAACACATCCCATGCAGAATCAGCCATTCATTATGTTGCACCAGTCGGTGAAAAAGAATGCACGGTGGAACACTGCATGTCGATAGTCGGTGCTTATCTGTAA
- a CDS encoding phosphate ABC transporter substrate-binding protein — MRLKFGFMRLLVCGLCFIPAITQASDLDRFKGLSGTINIAGGTAHIPVMKQAAKAVMKANREIRITIAGGGSGVGAQQVAKGLVEIGNTGRPLKPSEAKHGLVSFPFAIDGVAVIINPANPIHALTQQQVADIYAGKITNWQSLGGDDRSINIFTRDEASGTRAVFVKKLLRNSPMVNHANVVPSNGAMKTAIARDPGALGYSSVGYIDNTVKAPALDNVQPTNDACASGEYPIVRKLYMNTKGEPQELVREFIDFIYSPQGAEYIRASGYIPVSNQ; from the coding sequence ATGCGACTCAAATTTGGTTTTATGAGGCTGCTTGTTTGTGGTCTGTGTTTTATTCCGGCTATCACTCAAGCTTCTGATCTCGACAGGTTCAAAGGACTTTCCGGAACGATCAATATCGCTGGGGGAACAGCGCATATTCCGGTAATGAAACAAGCTGCCAAAGCTGTTATGAAAGCCAATAGAGAGATCCGAATCACAATCGCAGGTGGTGGTTCCGGTGTAGGCGCCCAGCAAGTGGCTAAAGGACTGGTTGAAATTGGAAACACCGGTCGACCGCTGAAGCCGAGTGAAGCGAAACACGGGCTGGTCTCGTTCCCCTTCGCTATCGACGGCGTAGCGGTCATAATCAATCCGGCGAACCCAATTCATGCATTAACTCAACAGCAAGTGGCCGATATATATGCGGGCAAAATCACCAACTGGCAGTCTCTTGGTGGAGATGACCGCTCTATCAATATTTTTACCCGTGATGAGGCCAGTGGTACCCGTGCTGTTTTCGTAAAAAAATTGCTTCGCAACTCGCCGATGGTCAATCATGCCAATGTCGTGCCGTCTAATGGCGCAATGAAAACAGCCATCGCACGCGATCCTGGTGCCCTTGGTTACAGTAGCGTCGGTTATATAGACAATACGGTTAAAGCGCCTGCTCTGGACAATGTTCAGCCCACCAACGACGCCTGCGCATCCGGCGAATACCCAATTGTGCGCAAACTTTACATGAATACCAAAGGCGAGCCTCAAGAACTGGTGCGAGAGTTTATTGATTTTATCTACAGCCCGCAAGGTGCTGAATATATCCGAGCATCTGGCTATATTCCGGTCAGCAATCAATAA
- a CDS encoding PstC family ABC transporter permease, translated as MMLLFGFLFWFALPVFFNTETPVLSLIWQPEQGQYGILSMIAGSGLIGLMALTLAFPVAVGITGFCLFSRYQNLASWIRRMIRLMAGIPTVVYGLAAVFLLVPLLRETFRSGSGFCLLAAAVMVVLLILPVMVMMLDTHCRPLENQIRLASASMGFTDTQTVLYLVLPNSTKAMATAALLGFSRAIGDTILPLMLAGNAPQLTDSVFDSVRTLTAHIGLVLATENGSAAYNSLFAAGLLLLAMSVTVTLLIRKMEHAQFSVRRGDAE; from the coding sequence ATGATGTTGTTGTTTGGCTTTTTGTTCTGGTTTGCCTTGCCTGTTTTCTTTAACACTGAGACACCTGTTTTATCGCTGATCTGGCAACCAGAACAAGGGCAATATGGCATTTTATCTATGATCGCCGGTTCCGGTCTGATCGGTTTGATGGCACTGACATTGGCTTTTCCTGTTGCCGTTGGCATCACTGGTTTTTGCTTGTTCAGCCGCTATCAAAACCTCGCGTCATGGATCCGGCGAATGATCCGACTAATGGCCGGGATCCCGACCGTCGTTTATGGTCTTGCCGCTGTTTTTTTACTTGTTCCGTTATTGCGGGAAACCTTTCGGAGTGGTTCAGGGTTTTGCCTGCTCGCCGCTGCTGTAATGGTAGTACTGTTGATTTTACCCGTCATGGTAATGATGTTAGACACCCACTGCCGTCCGCTGGAAAATCAGATCCGTCTGGCTTCTGCGTCCATGGGCTTTACCGATACGCAGACAGTTTTGTACCTAGTCTTGCCCAATTCGACTAAAGCGATGGCCACTGCAGCGTTGCTGGGCTTTAGCCGGGCGATAGGTGATACCATTCTCCCGCTGATGTTGGCCGGAAACGCCCCGCAACTGACTGACAGCGTATTTGACTCAGTCCGCACCTTAACAGCCCATATTGGCCTGGTTCTCGCTACGGAAAATGGCAGTGCTGCTTACAACTCACTGTTCGCTGCTGGCCTGCTGTTACTTGCAATGAGTGTCACGGTTACGCTGTTGATCAGAAAAATGGAACACGCACAGTTTAGTGTGCGCAGAGGTGACGCAGAATGA